In the genome of Paenibacillus pabuli, the window AGCTTTACGTTCAATTCGACACACAAAATAACGTAATCAAGAACAACATTTTTGTTGCCAGTTCCACAGATGTGTTGATTTACAATGAATACACCAAGAATTCCGGAAATGTTGTGGATTACAATCTTTACTTTGCCCCTGCCGGAAGCAATGGAGCGAGCTGGACATGGAAGAATAAAGATTATACAGGATTCTCCGCTTATAAAACGGGCACTGGTAATGACGCGCATTCCTTGTTCATCGATCCCAAATTTGTGAATGCTTCAGGATACGATTTCCATCTCCAATCTTCATCTCCAGCGATTGATGCCGGAAACACGGACAATGCAATTATCGGAACACTGGACATTGAGGGAAAACCGAGAGTACAGGGAGCTGCTGTGAATATCGGGGCTTACGAATGAGACTTATAATCTAATGGGAAGATTCTTCCTAAGACAATATCGACAAGGGTAGCTGAGTGATCAGCTGCCTTTGTTTTATTTTAAGAGTAATAATCCTCTTTAAATAGCTGTCCCTGAATTAGACCTTACGTAAACCCATATTTAGGTAGGGTGCGGCATTTCCATTTCGAGCCAAGGATAGTAAAATCGGTTATAGCATGATTAATGCTAAGGTTAATTCACAACTGTAGGAAAGAAAGGAGGGTATGGAATGAAACCCGGTTCCATCAAGAACAGCATGGTCATCTATTGGACCATAATCTTAATGCTAGTTTTGACTGCGTGTTCTCGATCAGAACAAAATGTAGATCCGCCACTCACACAACCCGCTCATCCTAAACAGCAGTCCGTTGAATACAAGCCGAACCCAGATGAACCCGCATGGAAGCTTGATAACACGCCAGTGGATTTGACCTGGTTTGTAGGCGCGAACTGGTATGGTCACACATGGGGTGAGAGCATGACCTCCAAGATTGTAACTGAGAAAACAGGTGTCAACATCAAATTCGAAGTGCCATCTGGTGAAGCCAGCGAACAAATTGCGCTTATGATGACATCCGGCAAGCTGCCGGATTTGATAACAATTGGCTCGTGGGAAAGTGCAATGAATAAGTTATGGGAAGGCGGCCAGGTATATGCTTTAAATGAATTGGCGGATCAATATGATCCTTACTTTTTCAAGGTCGCGGGGGACGGTACATTGAGGTGGTATCGTCAGGAAAACGGTAATACATATGGCATTCCAAATGATTCATACAGCCCCGGCCTGATGAAGGCTACCGGTTTGACGGCTGCAAACCAAACCTTTTTGGTCCGAAAAGACCTGTACGAGGCTATGGGCAGACCGGATTTGAGTACTCCTGATGGCTTTTTGAACGCATTACAACTCTTAAAAGATCAGTATTCTGTATACAAAGGTCAGCTCATCAGTCCTTTCTTTGCTCAGGGGAATGTCTCTTACGGGATGACCGAGTACCTGCAAAATCTGCTGGCTATCCCTCATGAAAAGAACGGTAAATTTAATGACCGCATGACCGACCCAGACTATATCACTTGGCTGAAAACCTTCCGTACAGCCTATGAGCGTGGCTTGATTAATGTGGATTTCCTGGTGGACTCGAATGCTCAGGTAGAGGAAAAAACCAGCAATGCCCGTTATTTTATGATGATTCGCGAGTGGACTGGCATGGCGGCGATCAATCCGATCTTGGCTTCGGGTGCATATCCGAATTCGTACTACATCGCTGTGGATGGACCGCAAAACAGCCACGGTGATTCCGCCAGGCTGTTCCCTGGTAACATGGACGGCTGGATGGTTACGATGATTAGCAAATCCACCAAGAATCCTGAACGAGCTATCCGCTTCTTGACCTATCTGGCCAGCGAAGAAGGCCAAAGGGATGTATTCCTCGGCAAAGAAGGCGAAACATGGGCGATGGAGAATGGCAAACCGCAGTTGACGGCGGAAATGGTCCAATTGCTTGACATCGATA includes:
- a CDS encoding extracellular solute-binding protein; amino-acid sequence: MKPGSIKNSMVIYWTIILMLVLTACSRSEQNVDPPLTQPAHPKQQSVEYKPNPDEPAWKLDNTPVDLTWFVGANWYGHTWGESMTSKIVTEKTGVNIKFEVPSGEASEQIALMMTSGKLPDLITIGSWESAMNKLWEGGQVYALNELADQYDPYFFKVAGDGTLRWYRQENGNTYGIPNDSYSPGLMKATGLTAANQTFLVRKDLYEAMGRPDLSTPDGFLNALQLLKDQYSVYKGQLISPFFAQGNVSYGMTEYLQNLLAIPHEKNGKFNDRMTDPDYITWLKTFRTAYERGLINVDFLVDSNAQVEEKTSNARYFMMIREWTGMAAINPILASGAYPNSYYIAVDGPQNSHGDSARLFPGNMDGWMVTMISKSTKNPERAIRFLTYLASEEGQRDVFLGKEGETWAMENGKPQLTAEMVQLLDIDRERLEKEYGIMDTYWMLRNPAFVNQWRPEKAPSVKQMEEFANKQADMDSGIYKGIDPVGDSDIALSWSRISQNWEEVLPELITAKDEAAFDKIFENFLARRVNYGFNQVMEYRQTELEARKAKMAE